Proteins encoded in a region of the Solanum dulcamara chromosome 9, daSolDulc1.2, whole genome shotgun sequence genome:
- the LOC129903097 gene encoding cytochrome P450 81Q32-like, with protein sequence MDSLYLYFPVVFFVLYIISHHFLHKLQNLPPSPFPALPFIGHLYLLGKPFHRALFKVSNRYGSVVFLQFGSRPVLLVSSPSAAEECFTKNDIIFANRPDFLSGKYFGYNFTSLAWSPYGEHWRNLRRISSLEVLSSYRIQTLSSIRSDEINYLIRRLFRVSIESSEKIVEMKSSLFNFTFNVISRMIAGKRYYGEKVENSKEAKLFQDISKDTITTIPKANILDFLPFMRWFGLHSVEEKMMELQKKRDNFMQKEIDEHRRLKTNGSFSSTEVVAGKKKTIMEVLIDLQKTDPKYYTDETIRNLMLVLLQAGSDTSSVTLEWAFSHLLDNPEILKTAQTEIDNQVGQDRLIDESDLSQLPYIRCIINETLRMHPAAPLLVPHFSSEECKVAGYRVPRGTVLLVNAWGIHHDPKVWEEPEKFNPDRFIGFEGVKEGCKFIPFGSGRRGCPGENLAIHVIGLALGSLLQCFEWDKPNREIIDMSEGTGFTLSPKVQPLLAKCSPRPHMVKLLSEI encoded by the exons ATGGACAGTCTTTATTTGTATTTCCCAGTTGTGTTCTTTGTTCTTTATATCATCAGTCATCATTTTCTTCACAAGCTACAAAATCTTCCCCCTAGCCCATTTCCAGCACTCCCTTTCATTGGCCATCTCTACTTATTGGGTAAACCTTTCCATAGAGCTTTATTCAAAGTCTCGAATCGTTATGGTTCAGTAGTGTTTCTTCAATTTGGCTCTCGTCCTGTCCTCCTTGTTTCATCACCTTCAGCAGCGGAAGAATGCTTTACTAAAAATGACATCATCTTTGCCAATCGTCCTGATTTTCTCAGTGGGAAGTATTTCGGGTATAATTTTACTAGCCTTGCCTGGTCCCCTTATGGAGAGCACTGGAGAAATCTTCGAAGAATTTCCTCTCTTGAAGTTTTATCTTCCTATAGAATTCAGACACTATCAAGCATCCGTTCTGATGAAATAAACTACCTGATTCGTAGACTCTTTCGAGTCTCCATAGAGAGTTCGGAAAAAATTGTGGAGATGAAATCATCTCTTTTTAACTTCACGTTCAATGTGATATCAAGAATGATTGCAGGGAAAAGATACTATGGAGAGAAAGTAGAGAACTCGAAAGAAGCTAAGCTATTCCAGGATATATCAAAGGATACAATAACTACAATCCCAAAGGCTAATATTTTGGATTTCTTGCCATTTATGAGATGGTTTGGTTTGCATAGTGTTGAGGAGAAGATGATGGAACTACAGAAGAAGAGAGATAACTTTATGCAGAAGGAAATAGACGAGCATCGTAGATTAAAGACCAATGGTTCTTTTTCTTCAACAGAGGTTGTGGCAGGGAAGAAGAAAACAATCATGGAAGTCTTGATAGATTTACAGAAAACAGACCCCAAATACTACACAGATGAAACAATTAGAAACCTAATGTTG GTCCTACTCCAAGCTGGATCAGATACTTCATCTGTAACACTAGAATGGGCATTTTCACACTTGCTTGACAATCCAGAAATTTTAAAGACGGCACAGACTGAAATTGACAATCAGGTTGGACAAGACCGCCTAATTGATGAATCCGATTTGTCTCAACTTCCTTACATTCGATGCATCATCAATGAGACATTGCGGATGCATCCAGCAGCCCCTTTACTTGTGCCTCACTTTTCATCAGAAGAGTGCAAGGTTGCAGGCTATCGAGTTCCACGTGGAACAGTTCTATTAGTGAATGCCTGGGGAATACATCATGACCCTAAGGTATGGGAGGAGCCAGAAAAATTCAACCCTGATAGATTTATAGGCTTTGAAGGTGTCAAAGAGGGCTGCAAGTTTATCCCGTTTGGATCAGGAAGGAGGGGTTGCCCTGGTGAGAACCTAGCAATTCATGTCATTGGATTGGCACTAGGCTCACTTCTTCAATGCTTTGAGTGGGATAAACCCAATAGGGAGATCATTGATATGAGCGAAGGGACTGGATTCACACTTTCACCAAAGGTTCAGCCGCTACTGGCAAAATGTTCTCCACGACCACACATGGTTAAACTTCTTTCTGAAATCTGA
- the LOC129902463 gene encoding secreted RxLR effector protein 161-like encodes MVTVRSIVALAASRKWHIHQMDVFKKYDEQINRTKKVSDDPLVDQTMYQRLIGKLLYLQITRPDIAFSTQTLIQFLQQPKKSHMDAALRIVRYLKRQPGQGLLLSSGVDNLLTVFCDVDWASCPLTKRSKVKAFIFLLLDMVIEQNGRKQRFGSSWVQRAFSNGLTRIRI; translated from the exons ATGGTTACGGTGAGATCTATAGTGGCACTTGCAGCATCTAGGAAATGGCATATTCATCAGATGGATGTGTTTAAGAAATATGACGAGCAAATAAACAGAACCAAAAAAGTCTCAGATGATCCTTTGGTAGATCAAACAATGTATCAAAGGTTGATAGGAAAGCTATTATATCTACAAATAACAAGACCTGATATAGCCTTTAGTACTCAAACATTGATTCAGTTCTTACAGCAGCCTAAGAAGTCTCATATGGATGCTGCATTAAGAATAGTCAGATACCTAAAAAGACAACCTGGACAAGGGTTGTTACTATCAAGTGGTGTAGATAATTTGCTGACTGTATTTTGTGATGTCGACTGGGCTTCATGTCCACTTACCAAAAGATCT AAAGTGAAGGCCTTCATATTCCTGTTGTTGGATATGGTGATTGAGCAAAACGGCAG GAAGCAGAGGTTTGGTTCGAGTTGGGTACAGAGAGCGTTTTCGAATGGACTTACGCGAATTCGGATATAG
- the LOC129903186 gene encoding cytochrome P450 81Q32-like: MNHTFTPFLYAPLLLALYIITKHFLRKLRNHPPAPFLTFPIIGHLYLFKKPLQRSLAKISDRHGPVLLLQFGSRKVLLVSSPAAAEECLTKNDIVFANRPHLMAGKHLGYNFTSLAWSSYGDHWRNLRRITSVEMFSTHRLQMLHGIRVDEVKSMVRRINSSTMAEKSVDMKSMFFELMLNVMMRTIAGKRYYGENVEDIEEATRFREMVQETFRIGGATNVGDFLPALKLLVRKLEKSLVMLQQNRDEFMQELIKDCRKRMEKEGTVTDSEIQGKKKSLIEVLLTLQEKEPEYYKDEIIRSLMLVLLSAGTDTSVGTMEWALSLMLNHPETLKKAQAEIDERIGHERLIDESDINNLPYLRCIINETFRMYPAGPLLVPHESSEETTVGGYRVPGGTMLIVNLWAIHNDPKLWDEPKKFKPERFEGLEGVRDGYKMMPFGSGRRSCPGEGLAVKMVALSLGCIIQCFDWRRIGDELVDMTEGTGLTLPKAQPLVAKCSPRPIMANLLSQI, encoded by the exons ATGAATCACACGTTTACTCCATTTTTATATGCTCCTCTGCTATTAGCTCTCTACATTATCACCAAGCATTTCTTACGCAAATTGCGAAATCATCCACCAGCTCCCTTTCTAACTTTCCCAATTATTGGCCATCTTTATCTCTTCAAAAAACCACTTCAACGTTCCTTGGCCAAAATCTCCGATCGACATGGTCCTGTTCTTCTCCTCCAATTCGGTTCTCGAAAAGTCCTTTTGGTTTCATCGCCGGCGGCAGCTGAAGAGTGTTTAACGAAGAACGATATTGTTTTCGCGAATCGCCCTCATTTAATGGCCGGGAAACATCTGGGTTATAATTTTACTTCGTTGGCTTGGAGTTCTTATGGAGATCATTGGAGAAATCTGCGGAGGATTACTTCGGTTGAGATGTTTTCCACTCATCGTCTTCAAATGCTTCACGGAATTCGCGTGGATGAAGTGAAATCTATGGTTAGGAGGATTAATTCCTCCACTATGGCTGAGAAATCTGTGGATATGAAGTCTATGTTTTTTGAGCTGATGTTGAATGTCATGATGAGGACAATTGCCGGAAAAAG ATATTATGGAGAAAATGTGGAGGACATCGAAGAAGCTACTAGATTCAGAGAAATGGTGCAGGAGACTTTCAGGATCGGCGGCGCGACGAATGTAGGGGACTTTCTGCCGGCGTTGAAGCTGTTGGTGAGGAAATTGGAGAAAAGCTTAGTTATGTTGCAACAGAATAGAGACGAGTTTATGCAGGAACTGATCAAAGATTGCAGAAAGAGAATGGAGAAGGAAGGAACTGTTACTGATTCAGAGATTCAAGGGAAGAAGAAATCATTGATTGAAGTATTGTTAACACTGCAAGAAAAGGAACCGGAATATTACAAAGATGAAATCATCAGAAGCCTTATGCTT GTACTATTATCAGCAGGGACTGATACTTCAGTTGGGACAATGGAATGGGCTTTATCTCTGATGTTAAACCATCCTGAAACACTGAAGAAGGCACAAGCTGAAATCGACGAACGTATAGGACATGAACGTCTAATCGACGAGTCAGACATAAACAACCTACCTTACCTACGTTGCATTATAAACGAGACGTTCAGAATGTACCCTGCAGGACCTCTGTTAGTCCCCCACGAGTCGTCTGAGGAGACCACCGTGGGAGGCTACCGTGTACCTGGAGGTACAATGTTGATTGTGAATTTATGGGCTATACACAATGATCCTAAGCTTTGGGATGAACCAAAAAAGTTTAAACCAGAAAGATTTGAAGGACTAGAAGGTGTAAGAGATGGGTACAAAATGATGCCTTTTGGTTCTGGAAGAAGGAGTTGTCCTGGAGAAGGATTGGCTGTTAAAATGGTTGCATTGTCATTGGGATGTATTATTCAGTGCTTCGATTGGCGACGGATTGGCGATGAATTGGTTGATATGACTGAAGGAACTGGACTCACCTTGCCTAAAGCTCAACCTTTGGTGGCTAAGTGTAGCCCACGACCCATAATGGCTAATCTTCTTTCTCAGATTTGA